The Miltoncostaea marina DNA window GCACTGTTTCTGTGCGGGTTCTCTGGCCGTGGAGTGAGCCCAGTCGCGCCAGGGCACGTCGGTCATGTGGCCTTGGTCGCACACGGCGACGAAGCGCATCGGGACCAGTTGCGGGGTCCGGACGCACTGGCCGCAGCGCGCCGGCTCACCGGACTCCTCCCAGTCGCGGCGCCAGAAGACGACCGCGCGACACGAGGGGCAGAAGAGGACGCGCGGGAACCGCACGAAGGGCAGGCCCCGGCTCGACGCCTGGCCCCGCGACCACACCGGTGCGCTGCGGAAGCCAGCGACGTTGAGCTGACGCGCGAGTCGGTCGAGGTGGAGGGCATCGCCGCGTGCACCCCACCACCTGACGTCGGCGGCGACGAAAGACTCGCCGAGCAGGTCGAAGATCGCGCCGACGCCAAACGGCGCGACCGTCTGTGACTGGCGCATCCGGCGTTCAACGGTCACGACGTCCCCCCGACCACGTCGACTGCGACCTGGTGATCGACGCTGCGCATGGACTGGGGCGTCTCCCAGCCCGGACGCCTCTCCGCGAAGTTGATCAGGAGCGACGGGTGCTGCCGACTCGGGAAGAAGTAGAAGAGCGTCGTACCGTCGTCCCGACAGGCTTCGGCTCGCGCCTTCCAGTCGTGCAGGAGCGCGTCGATCTCCGCCGTGGTCGCCTCCGCTTCGCGCGGGTCCGATTCAGCGATCCGGTCCTTTAGCGTCTGCACTGCCCGGACCACGTCGGGGTCGGCCGGATCCATCCTCATCGCGTCCGCGTTTGATGGGAGACCAGCCCCGTGGCGGACGAGGACCACCAGCGCGGCGTGCAGGGCGCGGGCGCGCGCGGGGAGGGAGAACGGCGTGACGCTCGTGGGCTCGACCTGCTTGTAGAGGGCCTCATGGAACTGTCGGAACCCCTCGTAGTGTGAGCGGTCCCTCGGCTTCGTGGCGGAGTACATCGTCACGACGGTCCCCGGCACGGCGGACCGCCCGACGCGGCTCGTGGCCTGGATGTACTCCGCGGTCGTCTTCGGTTGACCGTTGACCAGCATGAGCGCGAGCCGTGAGACGTCCACGCCGACACTCAGCATGCTCGTCGTGACGAGGACTGAGACCGCGTTCCGGTCGTCCGCTCGGAGGAAGAGGCGCTCGAGCAGGGAGGGCAGTCGTTCGCCGCCGACGTTGCCCGTGAGCTCGATCACCGCCTCATCGCCGAGGGTTCTACTCCGCGACTGGTCTCTCGCCCGGTCCTTCAGCATCTGGGGGATGTCGTCGCGGTATTGCGTCAGAGCCCTCCCGAGCTCCTTGAGCGTGTTGTGGTAGGCGACGAGCGTCCAGAGGCCGTCCCGCTCCGCCTCGGTGAGCGTGAGTTCCTGGGGGGCGAGAAGGAGCGCCGTCGAGGTCTGCACGTTCGTCGTGGCCGCGGTGTGGCTCTGTGACATCACGCCCACATAGAGCCGGCCCGGCGCGGTCTGATCCGGCCTGGCGAAGTAGGAGTGCTCCGAGTCGAGGCCGCTCGGGGGGAAGAGCTTCACCGGACTCCCGAACAGCCTGCGTACTTGTTCGTCGGCCCGGCGGATGGTCGCCGTCGAGGCGATCACCTTGGGTCTGTGCCCGCGGAGGTTCACCAGCGCCTCGATGGCCCGTTCGTAGAGCCCGACCATCGTGCCGAGCGGCCCGGAGAGGAGGTGCAGTTCGTCCTGGATGATCAACGAGGGAGGCGCGTGGTGGTCCGACCCGAAGAACGCCCCCGCCTCCTCGTGCCACGCGAGCTGCGCGAACTTGTCGACGGTGCCCACGAGGAGTGTCGGAGGGCGGGCGTAGACCTCGTCATCGACGACGGCGATGGGGAGCTCGGCGTGGAACGCACAGCGCTCGTTCGGGCAGTTGAAGCGGAAGAAGTCCGAGCCGGCCTGCAGGCCGTAGTCGCTCCGGTTGTCCGACTGGCCGTCGGGGACGATCTCGGTCCCGCACCAAGGGCACCGCTCCACCTGGAACACGTTGACCGGCTCCCGTGCTTCGAGGATGTCCTCGACCGCCTGCAAG harbors:
- a CDS encoding helicase-related protein; amino-acid sequence: MTPRGAFRNDLLDHLRAYVVGPHDGEDEEIRQLPYRRYLSGTLYPKGADADALLADEVQDASGGSVGEDRADDPVTLANEWLPSSIGLSFRLEGEPRVAVALWAAVYDGAGTRFRRRALASRDRPETHLVVATEDVRHHTDVPVLDDRGLVRCLWRPLPGGWLVTVTLVNSAQAPTDEPGSRPDPEACLYQVGFECTAPGGRFVDYPSIDKLVADDEDEELALVYRRARQFAIGHGTSAEWSEPTPEPDRVRTETVPSFELAAITPRWEKTPEVLSLDHLADADRDELRAGLEEFVEGYEEWIGGLPGQHGDLPTRLHPARDRILTRLRDAATRMRRGIAALDDDDVLLAFRLANRAMAMQMRHSESDLGGSRKRRADAPGARDVAWVGRDYGWFPFQLAFQLLVLPGLVDPSDEDREVVDLLWFPTGGGKTEAYLAVAATEILLRRLRSGPRGGGTAVITRYTLRLLTAQQFQRAAALVCALESLRGAHEERMGREPIRIGLWVGKEVTPNTFAAALQAVEDILEAREPVNVFQVERCPWCGTEIVPDGQSDNRSDYGLQAGSDFFRFNCPNERCAFHAELPIAVVDDEVYARPPTLLVGTVDKFAQLAWHEEAGAFFGSDHHAPPSLIIQDELHLLSGPLGTMVGLYERAIEALVNLRGHRPKVIASTATIRRADEQVRRLFGSPVKLFPPSGLDSEHSYFARPDQTAPGRLYVGVMSQSHTAATTNVQTSTALLLAPQELTLTEAERDGLWTLVAYHNTLKELGRALTQYRDDIPQMLKDRARDQSRSRTLGDEAVIELTGNVGGERLPSLLERLFLRADDRNAVSVLVTTSMLSVGVDVSRLALMLVNGQPKTTAEYIQATSRVGRSAVPGTVVTMYSATKPRDRSHYEGFRQFHEALYKQVEPTSVTPFSLPARARALHAALVVLVRHGAGLPSNADAMRMDPADPDVVRAVQTLKDRIAESDPREAEATTAEIDALLHDWKARAEACRDDGTTLFYFFPSRQHPSLLINFAERRPGWETPQSMRSVDHQVAVDVVGGTS